In one Diceros bicornis minor isolate mBicDic1 chromosome 2, mDicBic1.mat.cur, whole genome shotgun sequence genomic region, the following are encoded:
- the CDCP1 gene encoding CUB domain-containing protein 1 isoform X1, which yields MAHLNCGVTIALLGVLLLGAAFLPLGVEASEIAVPRGSGITVVIKPGTPTLPAKPCYIIISRKPMTMLSIKSGETTVFSFSCQNPENHFVVEIQKNVDCMSGPCPFGEVRLQPSPSELPALNRTFIWDVTAHKSIGLELQFSKPRLRQIGPGESCPDGVTHSISGRIDATEVRIGTFCSNGTVSRIKMQEGVRMALHLPWFHHRNISGFSIANRSSIKRLCIIESVFEGEGSATLMSANYPDGFPEDELMTWQFVIPAHLRASVSFLNFNNSNCEKKEERVEYYIPGSTTNPEVFSLKDKQPGNMAGNFNLSLQGCDQDAQNPGVLRLQFQVLVQHPQNESNKTYLVDLSNERAMSVTIEPRPIKLSRNFVRGCFVCLGPWSCSTNVTLTSGSKHKISFLCDDLTRLWINAEKTISCMDHRYCPRKSYSLQVPGDILQLPVQLHDFSWKLLVPKDSLSLALVPAQKLQQHTHERACNTSFSYLVASAVPGQDLYFGSFCPGGSIKQIQVKQNMSVTIRTFAPNFQQEVSRQGLTVSFIPHFKEESVFTVTPDMKSKVYLRTPNWDRGLPSLASVSWNISVPSDQEACLTFLKERTGLVCQTGRAFMIIQEQRTRAEEIFSLEEEVLPKPSFHRHSFWVNISNCSPVSGKQLDLLFRVSLSPRTTDLTVIIIAVVVGGAFLLFALGLIICLVKRKRKKEINKGPAIGIYNGNVNTQMPMQPKKFQKRRKDNDSHVYAVIDDTMVYGHLLQDSNGSFLQPEVDTYRPFQGPTGDCPPSPPPIFSRAPTAKLTADEPSPDFSPESESEPYTFSHPNKGNVSNGNTDIPLLDAHKPAELGE from the exons aAGCTTCTGAGATTGCTGTGCCACGTGGAAGCGGCATTACGGTTGTCATAAAGCCCGGGACCCCAACTTTGCCAGCAAAACCCTGTTACATCATCATTTCTAGAAAACCTATGACCATGTTGTCCATCAAATCTGGAGAAACAACAGTCTTTTCCTTTAGCTGCCAGAATCCAGAGAATCACTTTGTGGTAGAGATCCAGAAGAATGTTG ACTGCATGTCAGGCCCGTGTCCTTTTGGGGAGGTTCGACTTCAACCCTCACCATCGGAGCTGCCCGCTCTCAACAGGACTTTCATCTGGGACGTCACCGCTCACAAGAGCATTGGTCTAGAGCTGCAGTTCTCCAAGCCTCGTCTGAGGCAGATCGGGCCTGGGGAGAGCTGCCCAGACGGAGTCACGCACTCCATCAGCGGCCGCATCGATGCCACCGAGGTCAGGATTGGAACCTTCTGCAGCAATGGCACTGTGTCCCGGATCAAGATGCAAGAGGGAGTGAGAATGGCCTTACACCTGCCGTGGTTCCACCACAGAAACATCTCTGGCTTCAGCATCGCAAACCGGTCGTCTATAAAAC GGCTGTGCATCATCGAGTCTGTGTTTGAGGGCGAAGGCTCAGCAACCCTGATGTCTGCCAACTACCCGGATGGCTTCCCTGAGGACGAGCTCATGACATGGCAGTTTGTCATTCCCGCGCACCTGCGGGCGAGCGTCTCCTTCCTCAACTTCAACAATTCCAACTGTGAAAAGAAGGAGGAGCGGGTCGAGTACTACATCCCGGGCTCCACCACCAACCCCGAGGTGTTCAGTCTGAAGGACAAGCAGCCCGGGAACATGGCCGGGAACTTCAACCTCTCTCTGCAGGGCTGTGACCAAGATGCCCAAAACCCAGGGGTCCTCCGGCTGCAGTTTCAAGTTTTGGTCCAACACCCACAAAATGAAAGCA ATAAAACCTACCTGGTTGACTTGAGTAACGAGCGAGCCATGTCGGTCACCATTGAGCCGAGGCCCATCAAACTAAGCCGAAATTTTGTCCGCGGCTGTTTCGTGTGTCTGGGGCCTTGGTCCTGTAGCACCAACGTCACCCTGACATCTGGCTCCAAGCACAAGATCTCTTTCCTGTGTGATGATCTGACACGGCTGTGGATAAATGCCGAGAAAACCATAA GCTGCATGGACCACCGGTACTGCCCCAGGAAGTCCTACTCACTCCAGGTGCCCGGGGACATCCTCCAGCTGCCTGTGCAGCTGCACGACTTCTCCTGGAAGCTGCTGGTGCCCAAGGACAGTCTCAGCCTGGCGCTGGTGCCGGCCCAGAAGCTGCAGCAGCACACGCACGAGAGGGCCTGCAACACCAGCTTCAGCTACCTCGTGGCCAGCGCCGTCCCCGGCCAGGACCTTTACTTCGGCTCCTTCTGCCCTGGAGGCTCCATCAAGCAGATCCAGGTGAAGCAAAACATGTCGGTGACCATCCGCACCTTTGCCCCCAACTTCCAACAAGAGGTCTCCAGGCAGGGCCTGACCGTGTCCTTTATACCACATTTTAAAG AGGAAAGTGTTTTCACGGTGACCCCGGATATGAAAAGCAAGGTCTACCTGAGGACCCCTAACTGGGACCGGGGCCTGCCGTCTCTCGCCTCGGTGTCCTGGAACATCAGCGTGCCCAGCGACCAGGAGGCCTGCCTGACCTTCTTAAAGGAGCGGACCGGCTTGGTCTGCCAGACGGGGCGTGCGTTCATGATCATCCAGGAGCAGAGGACTCGGGCCGAGGAGATCTTCAGCCTCGAGGAGGAGGTGCTCCCCAAGCCAAGCTTCCACCGTCACAGTTTCTGGGTCAACATCTCCAATTGCAGCCCTGTGAGCGGCAAGCAGCTGGACCTGCTCTTCAGGGTGTCACTTTCCCCAAGGACAACGG ACCTGACTGTTATCATCATCGCAGTGGTGGTAGGTGGTGCCTTCCTGCTGTTTGCCCTCGGACTCATCATTTGCCTTGTGAAAAGGAA GAGGAAAAAGGAGATAAACAAGGGCCCGGCCATAGGTATCTACAATGGTAACGTCAATACCCAGATGCCAATGCAGCCAAAAAAGTTTCAGAAAAGACGAAAGGACAATGACTCCCACGTGTATGCAGTCATCGATGACACTATGGTATATGGGCATCTGCTGCAGGATTCTAATGGGTCCTTCCTCCAGCCAGAGGTGGACACCTACCGGCCCTTCCAGGGCCCCACGGGGGActgccctccctccccgccccccataTTCTCCAGGGCCCCGACTGCGAAGTTGACGGCAGATGAACCATCCCCTGACTTCTCTCCTGAGTCTGAGAGTGAACCGTACACCTTCTCCCACCCCAACAAAGGGAATGTAAGCAACGGGAACACGGACATTCCCTTGCTGGATGCCCACAAGCCAGCGGAGCTAGGGGAATAA
- the CDCP1 gene encoding CUB domain-containing protein 1 isoform X2, whose protein sequence is MAHLNCGVTIALLGVLLLGAAFLPLGVASEIAVPRGSGITVVIKPGTPTLPAKPCYIIISRKPMTMLSIKSGETTVFSFSCQNPENHFVVEIQKNVDCMSGPCPFGEVRLQPSPSELPALNRTFIWDVTAHKSIGLELQFSKPRLRQIGPGESCPDGVTHSISGRIDATEVRIGTFCSNGTVSRIKMQEGVRMALHLPWFHHRNISGFSIANRSSIKRLCIIESVFEGEGSATLMSANYPDGFPEDELMTWQFVIPAHLRASVSFLNFNNSNCEKKEERVEYYIPGSTTNPEVFSLKDKQPGNMAGNFNLSLQGCDQDAQNPGVLRLQFQVLVQHPQNESNKTYLVDLSNERAMSVTIEPRPIKLSRNFVRGCFVCLGPWSCSTNVTLTSGSKHKISFLCDDLTRLWINAEKTISCMDHRYCPRKSYSLQVPGDILQLPVQLHDFSWKLLVPKDSLSLALVPAQKLQQHTHERACNTSFSYLVASAVPGQDLYFGSFCPGGSIKQIQVKQNMSVTIRTFAPNFQQEVSRQGLTVSFIPHFKEESVFTVTPDMKSKVYLRTPNWDRGLPSLASVSWNISVPSDQEACLTFLKERTGLVCQTGRAFMIIQEQRTRAEEIFSLEEEVLPKPSFHRHSFWVNISNCSPVSGKQLDLLFRVSLSPRTTDLTVIIIAVVVGGAFLLFALGLIICLVKRKRKKEINKGPAIGIYNGNVNTQMPMQPKKFQKRRKDNDSHVYAVIDDTMVYGHLLQDSNGSFLQPEVDTYRPFQGPTGDCPPSPPPIFSRAPTAKLTADEPSPDFSPESESEPYTFSHPNKGNVSNGNTDIPLLDAHKPAELGE, encoded by the exons CTTCTGAGATTGCTGTGCCACGTGGAAGCGGCATTACGGTTGTCATAAAGCCCGGGACCCCAACTTTGCCAGCAAAACCCTGTTACATCATCATTTCTAGAAAACCTATGACCATGTTGTCCATCAAATCTGGAGAAACAACAGTCTTTTCCTTTAGCTGCCAGAATCCAGAGAATCACTTTGTGGTAGAGATCCAGAAGAATGTTG ACTGCATGTCAGGCCCGTGTCCTTTTGGGGAGGTTCGACTTCAACCCTCACCATCGGAGCTGCCCGCTCTCAACAGGACTTTCATCTGGGACGTCACCGCTCACAAGAGCATTGGTCTAGAGCTGCAGTTCTCCAAGCCTCGTCTGAGGCAGATCGGGCCTGGGGAGAGCTGCCCAGACGGAGTCACGCACTCCATCAGCGGCCGCATCGATGCCACCGAGGTCAGGATTGGAACCTTCTGCAGCAATGGCACTGTGTCCCGGATCAAGATGCAAGAGGGAGTGAGAATGGCCTTACACCTGCCGTGGTTCCACCACAGAAACATCTCTGGCTTCAGCATCGCAAACCGGTCGTCTATAAAAC GGCTGTGCATCATCGAGTCTGTGTTTGAGGGCGAAGGCTCAGCAACCCTGATGTCTGCCAACTACCCGGATGGCTTCCCTGAGGACGAGCTCATGACATGGCAGTTTGTCATTCCCGCGCACCTGCGGGCGAGCGTCTCCTTCCTCAACTTCAACAATTCCAACTGTGAAAAGAAGGAGGAGCGGGTCGAGTACTACATCCCGGGCTCCACCACCAACCCCGAGGTGTTCAGTCTGAAGGACAAGCAGCCCGGGAACATGGCCGGGAACTTCAACCTCTCTCTGCAGGGCTGTGACCAAGATGCCCAAAACCCAGGGGTCCTCCGGCTGCAGTTTCAAGTTTTGGTCCAACACCCACAAAATGAAAGCA ATAAAACCTACCTGGTTGACTTGAGTAACGAGCGAGCCATGTCGGTCACCATTGAGCCGAGGCCCATCAAACTAAGCCGAAATTTTGTCCGCGGCTGTTTCGTGTGTCTGGGGCCTTGGTCCTGTAGCACCAACGTCACCCTGACATCTGGCTCCAAGCACAAGATCTCTTTCCTGTGTGATGATCTGACACGGCTGTGGATAAATGCCGAGAAAACCATAA GCTGCATGGACCACCGGTACTGCCCCAGGAAGTCCTACTCACTCCAGGTGCCCGGGGACATCCTCCAGCTGCCTGTGCAGCTGCACGACTTCTCCTGGAAGCTGCTGGTGCCCAAGGACAGTCTCAGCCTGGCGCTGGTGCCGGCCCAGAAGCTGCAGCAGCACACGCACGAGAGGGCCTGCAACACCAGCTTCAGCTACCTCGTGGCCAGCGCCGTCCCCGGCCAGGACCTTTACTTCGGCTCCTTCTGCCCTGGAGGCTCCATCAAGCAGATCCAGGTGAAGCAAAACATGTCGGTGACCATCCGCACCTTTGCCCCCAACTTCCAACAAGAGGTCTCCAGGCAGGGCCTGACCGTGTCCTTTATACCACATTTTAAAG AGGAAAGTGTTTTCACGGTGACCCCGGATATGAAAAGCAAGGTCTACCTGAGGACCCCTAACTGGGACCGGGGCCTGCCGTCTCTCGCCTCGGTGTCCTGGAACATCAGCGTGCCCAGCGACCAGGAGGCCTGCCTGACCTTCTTAAAGGAGCGGACCGGCTTGGTCTGCCAGACGGGGCGTGCGTTCATGATCATCCAGGAGCAGAGGACTCGGGCCGAGGAGATCTTCAGCCTCGAGGAGGAGGTGCTCCCCAAGCCAAGCTTCCACCGTCACAGTTTCTGGGTCAACATCTCCAATTGCAGCCCTGTGAGCGGCAAGCAGCTGGACCTGCTCTTCAGGGTGTCACTTTCCCCAAGGACAACGG ACCTGACTGTTATCATCATCGCAGTGGTGGTAGGTGGTGCCTTCCTGCTGTTTGCCCTCGGACTCATCATTTGCCTTGTGAAAAGGAA GAGGAAAAAGGAGATAAACAAGGGCCCGGCCATAGGTATCTACAATGGTAACGTCAATACCCAGATGCCAATGCAGCCAAAAAAGTTTCAGAAAAGACGAAAGGACAATGACTCCCACGTGTATGCAGTCATCGATGACACTATGGTATATGGGCATCTGCTGCAGGATTCTAATGGGTCCTTCCTCCAGCCAGAGGTGGACACCTACCGGCCCTTCCAGGGCCCCACGGGGGActgccctccctccccgccccccataTTCTCCAGGGCCCCGACTGCGAAGTTGACGGCAGATGAACCATCCCCTGACTTCTCTCCTGAGTCTGAGAGTGAACCGTACACCTTCTCCCACCCCAACAAAGGGAATGTAAGCAACGGGAACACGGACATTCCCTTGCTGGATGCCCACAAGCCAGCGGAGCTAGGGGAATAA